A genomic window from Silene latifolia isolate original U9 population chromosome Y, ASM4854445v1, whole genome shotgun sequence includes:
- the LOC141627639 gene encoding uncharacterized protein LOC141627639, with product MAPPRKAVDNAILQALTQILQNQQNQPVPAPLPSPPPEGAPGTYTWVANQLTRNNTKTYGGEVDPVALTGWFRELEKSFALYEVREGDKVKLASHFLVKEADRWWSMTGPTSILEPGFGWDLFKDLVETRFYPKELKQQRLKEFMELKQGNLSVQAFTYKFNELSHYATRLVKNEDEKAFFYLEKLTPKLKSMIRRDSTSFVSIYDDALWAESTLRAIDEEARTTSTTSTSLGKRPFYPTSRPYVVPSRPYVSPSTPSYSNKRRFVPSGQANQGARNLSPSNNKNLKSRVCYQCNKPAHPGVGCFDRDRPIICFFCNKLGHKANVCPAKKTVVATTPAIHERPRGRIFLMSRAEAEAHPDIVTGTFLIFEVPCLVLFDTGASLSFISMKLSDKLPLESSLGESTDISLPSGDIFSCSNIYSNVPISISGSIFPANLFRFPLEEFDDVPVVCEYPDVFPDELPGIPPERDVEFSIDLVPGTGPIAKAPYRMAPSELKELRIQLDNLIEKGFIRPSASPWGSPVLFVKKKDGSMRLRSIIVNLIV from the exons atggctcctcCAAGAAAAGCTGTAGATAATGCAATCCTACAAGCTCTCACTCAGATTCTTCAGAATCAACAAAATCAGCCTGTTCCTGCTCCTCTTCCTTCCCCGCCTCCAGAAGGTGCCCCTGGCACTTATACTTGGGTGGCAAATCAATTAACTCGAAACAATACTAAGACGTATGGTGGTGAAGTAGATCCAGTGGCACTCACTGGATGGTTCCGTGAATTGGAGAAGAGTTTTGCCTTGTATGAAGTTCGTGAAGGAGACAAGGTGAAATTGGCTTCTCATTTTCTTGTGAAAGAAGCGGATAGATGGTGGTCTATGACTGGTCCTACTTCTATTCTTGAGCCTGGCTTTGGTTGGGATCTCTTTAAGGATCTAGTTGAAACTAGATTCTAtccaaaagagctgaaacaacaaAGACTTAAAGAGTTCATGGAATTGAAGCAGGGAAATCTTTCTGTTCAAGCCTTTACCTACAAATTCAATGAACTTTCTCACTATGCCACAAGACTTGTCAAAAATGAAGACGAAAAagctttcttttatcttgaaaagcttaCTCCAAAGCTTAAGAGTATGATTCGTAGAGATTCTACATCCTTTGTCTCGATCTATGATGATGCCTTATGGGCTGAGAGTACTTTACGGGCTATCGATGAAGAGGCTCGTACTACTAGTACTACTAGTACTTCTCTTGGCAAGAGGCCATTCTATCCTACTTCTAGGCCTTACGTTGTTCCTTCTAGGCCTTATGTTTCTCCTTCTACCCCTTCTTATTCAAACAAGAGAAGGTTTGTTCCGAGTGGTCAAGCAAATCAAGGTGCTCGTAATCTATCTCCTAGCAACAACAAAAATCTTAAGAGTCGTGTATGCTACCAATGTAATAAGCCAGCACATCCCGGAGTCGGTTGCTTTGATAGGGATAGGCCTATTATATGTTTCTTCTGCAACAAGCTTGGACATAAGGCTAATGTATGTCCTGCGAAGAAGACTGTTGTTGCTACTACACCTGCTATTCATGAGAGACCGAGAGGTCGTATTTTCTTGATGAGCCGTGCTGAGGCTGAGGCACACCCAGATATAGTCACTGGTACGTTCTTAATATTTGAAGTTCCTTGTTTAGTTTTATTCGATACCGGTGCTTCTTTGTCATTTATATCGATGAAACTCTCCGACAAATTACCTCTTGAATCTTCACTTGGTGAAAGCACTgatatatccttaccttccggtgACATTTTTTCTTGTTCTAATATCTATTCCAATGTTCCTATATCAATATCGGGATCTATTTTTCCGGCTAATCTCTTTCGATTCccacttgaagaatttgat GATGTTCCTGTTGTTTGTGAAtatccagatgtttttccagatgaaTTACCtggaattcctcctgaaagagATGTTGAATTTTCCATTGATCTAGTTCCTGGAACTGGACcaattgctaaagctccttatcgtatggctCCTTCCGAATTGAAAGAGTTGAGAATCCAACTTGATAACTTGATTGAGAAAGGCTTTATTAGGCCTAGTGCTTCTCCTTGGGGTTCTCCCGTTCTCTTTGTAAAgaaaaaggatggatctatgcgactcAGAtcgattatcgtgaacttaatcGTGTGA